One part of the Desulfatirhabdium butyrativorans DSM 18734 genome encodes these proteins:
- the rnc gene encoding ribonuclease III — protein MKAHSTFEHRIGYVFRNRDLLDEALRHSSFINEHPMLTSNERLEFLGDSVLSLVVSHLLMKIEPPLPEGTMTRLRAQLVNETTLADIARKIDLGGFLQLGKGETQCNGRSKNSILADACEALIAAVYLDGGFDAAFRLVQGFIEPMLQPGRVESLNPDFKSNLQELLQAAQKPGPVYRVIDETGPDHEKCFVVRVRTVDGETAGQGRNKKAAEQDAARNALRFIYGLQE, from the coding sequence ATGAAGGCTCATTCCACATTCGAACATCGTATCGGTTATGTTTTCCGAAACCGGGATCTGCTTGACGAGGCGCTTCGGCACAGCTCCTTCATCAACGAGCATCCGATGTTGACGAGCAATGAACGCCTTGAATTTCTGGGGGATTCAGTTTTAAGCCTTGTTGTGAGTCATTTGTTGATGAAGATCGAACCGCCGTTGCCCGAGGGAACGATGACCCGTCTCCGGGCGCAACTGGTAAACGAAACGACCCTTGCGGATATCGCCAGAAAGATCGATTTGGGGGGATTTCTTCAATTGGGCAAGGGAGAAACCCAGTGCAACGGCCGGTCGAAGAACTCCATTCTGGCCGATGCATGTGAAGCGCTGATTGCCGCCGTTTATCTGGATGGCGGTTTCGATGCCGCATTTCGGTTGGTACAAGGTTTTATCGAACCGATGCTCCAGCCTGGCCGTGTCGAATCCCTGAATCCGGATTTCAAGAGCAATCTGCAGGAATTGTTGCAGGCCGCTCAAAAACCGGGCCCTGTCTATCGTGTCATCGACGAGACCGGCCCGGATCATGAAAAATGCTTTGTGGTTCGGGTCAGGACGGTGGATGGAGAAACGGCAGGGCAGGGCAGAAACAAGAAAGCGGCGGAGCAGGATGCGGCGCGAAACGCCTTGCGGTTCATCTACGGATTGCAGGAATAG
- a CDS encoding elongator complex protein 3, whose amino-acid sequence MRRETPCGSSTDCRNSPWIFPIFIPHGGCPHRCIFCNQHRISGVQRMLPDPDTIVASIHSALLRPIDPKRTREVAFFGGNFLGLPRRVIRSYLDVIAPFRERGQIHRIRCSTRPDTVCPETLELAGGLGMTTVELGVQSMHDAVLEASLRGHGVRETQRAVACLREKGMAVGLQLMVGLPGDTVDKCLESAEKAVSLRPDFVRIYPTLVLEGTELAVRYRSGGYRPMSLADAVSTVANMVDVFIRNGIPVIRVGLQSSKELESKDGILAGPYHPAFGHLVETRRYRDRVVSALDALEFRASAIQIHVSPRDIPKMRGDRNETLRFLSKRYWFASISVVGDAALGKDQFLIESIERKSSRRLSGEWVRPIVSDGDDPAKGFPCSTGSSFTGSS is encoded by the coding sequence ATGCGGCGCGAAACGCCTTGCGGTTCATCTACGGATTGCAGGAATAGCCCCTGGATTTTTCCGATTTTTATTCCGCATGGGGGATGTCCGCATCGATGCATTTTCTGCAATCAGCATCGGATTTCGGGGGTGCAGCGGATGCTGCCCGATCCGGATACGATCGTGGCATCGATTCATTCGGCATTGCTGCGGCCCATCGATCCGAAACGAACGCGGGAAGTGGCCTTTTTCGGCGGGAATTTTCTGGGTCTCCCGCGGCGTGTCATTCGTTCCTATCTCGATGTGATTGCTCCCTTCCGGGAACGTGGCCAAATTCATCGCATCCGCTGTTCAACCCGGCCGGATACGGTTTGTCCGGAAACGCTCGAGCTGGCGGGCGGATTGGGGATGACCACCGTCGAGCTGGGAGTCCAGTCCATGCACGATGCGGTGCTGGAGGCCTCCCTTCGGGGACATGGCGTTCGGGAAACCCAACGCGCCGTTGCATGTCTCCGGGAAAAAGGGATGGCGGTTGGCCTGCAACTCATGGTGGGGCTGCCTGGAGATACGGTTGATAAATGCTTGGAATCAGCCGAAAAAGCGGTATCGCTTCGGCCGGATTTCGTGCGTATCTACCCAACGCTGGTACTTGAGGGTACCGAATTGGCCGTACGCTATCGATCGGGCGGTTATCGACCCATGTCTCTGGCAGATGCCGTTTCGACCGTGGCCAACATGGTGGATGTTTTTATACGAAATGGGATTCCCGTCATTCGGGTTGGGCTTCAGTCCTCGAAAGAGCTGGAAAGCAAGGATGGCATTCTGGCAGGGCCATATCATCCGGCATTCGGGCATCTGGTTGAAACCAGGCGGTATCGGGACCGTGTTGTTTCGGCCCTCGATGCCTTGGAATTCCGGGCGTCAGCGATCCAGATCCATGTTTCCCCGCGTGATATTCCCAAAATGCGGGGGGATCGCAACGAAACATTGCGATTTTTGTCGAAGCGATATTGGTTTGCGTCCATTTCGGTTGTAGGGGATGCCGCACTCGGGAAGGACCAGTTCCTGATCGAATCGATTGAACGGAAATCATCAAGGCGACTTTCTGGGGAATGGGTCCGTCCGATTGTGTCGGATGGCGATGATCCGGCGAAAGGTTTTCCCTGCTCCACTGGATCAAGCTTTACAGGCTCAAGTTGA
- a CDS encoding peptidylprolyl isomerase, translating to MLSFLRKNAGTWLIKLLLGAIVVVFVFWGVGSFRSRGEGWAAKIDGEPITLEQYNQAYTQLIEYYRKAYGQQFNEELIKMLNLKEKALEQLIDKQLLLREADRLKLVVTDEELAAAVRAMPVFQEDGLFSAKRYRGVLSMNRMTPESFEASQRESMLIEKLKNLLADGLDVSDPEIQQWYAWRHEKVKISYVLVNPALLDDVRVDDTEVRKYFDEHPSEFRVEEMRKARYVTFSASQFAPVVQVSDADVREYYESHSTQFDKPKTVEARHILFRVEKDTSEADVEKAKQKALDVMKQAKAGKDFAELAKKYSEDPAKANGGYLGAFKKEDMVAPFSEKAFSMKPGEISDPVRTTYGWHIIKVEKVNEAHRQTLEEASASIRDTLKNEQAKNDAFDAATAFSQAVVQMDGFEKAADAKKYSINTTEPFGRSGVSGMPESAKFAETAFALDLNGVSDVIALGPSTYAVLQVTQIQPEHLAEFDTVRDKAKALALKAKQDQAASALADTFQQSLKEGKSMADIPASKAVTKGETEFFEKNSSISGIGFEPVINHAAFGLSEAKKMPEKPVKGEKGYYVILLAGKQPGAMDGLDKEKSQIKEFLLNQKQARILEQLLQELKRKSDIRLGQAMAS from the coding sequence ATGCTCAGTTTTTTGCGCAAGAATGCTGGGACCTGGTTGATCAAGCTGTTGCTCGGCGCTATCGTTGTCGTTTTTGTTTTCTGGGGAGTTGGCAGTTTTCGCAGCAGAGGTGAGGGCTGGGCGGCCAAAATCGACGGGGAACCCATCACCCTGGAGCAATACAATCAGGCATACACACAACTGATTGAATACTATCGAAAGGCCTATGGTCAGCAATTCAACGAGGAGCTGATCAAGATGCTGAACCTCAAAGAGAAAGCCCTGGAACAACTGATCGATAAACAGCTTCTGCTGCGGGAGGCCGATCGCCTCAAGCTGGTCGTTACGGATGAAGAGCTTGCCGCCGCCGTGCGCGCCATGCCGGTTTTCCAGGAGGATGGCTTGTTCAGTGCAAAACGATATAGAGGTGTGCTCAGCATGAATCGGATGACTCCGGAGAGTTTTGAGGCTTCACAGCGGGAGTCGATGCTGATTGAAAAGCTTAAGAACCTTCTTGCTGACGGACTGGATGTATCCGATCCCGAAATTCAGCAATGGTATGCCTGGCGGCATGAAAAAGTGAAAATCTCCTATGTCCTTGTCAATCCTGCCTTGCTTGACGATGTCCGGGTTGATGATACGGAAGTCCGCAAATACTTCGATGAGCATCCTTCCGAGTTTCGGGTCGAAGAGATGCGCAAGGCGCGCTACGTCACCTTCAGCGCTTCGCAGTTCGCGCCGGTTGTCCAGGTCAGTGATGCCGATGTCCGCGAATATTATGAGAGCCATAGCACACAGTTTGACAAGCCGAAAACCGTCGAGGCCAGACACATCCTGTTTCGGGTGGAAAAGGATACATCCGAAGCCGATGTGGAAAAAGCCAAACAGAAGGCGCTCGATGTGATGAAACAGGCCAAGGCTGGAAAGGATTTCGCCGAGCTTGCCAAGAAATATTCCGAAGATCCCGCCAAAGCAAACGGTGGGTATCTGGGCGCCTTCAAGAAAGAGGATATGGTGGCCCCGTTTTCGGAAAAGGCCTTTTCCATGAAACCCGGGGAGATCAGCGATCCGGTGCGAACGACCTATGGCTGGCATATCATCAAGGTCGAAAAGGTGAACGAAGCGCATCGGCAGACTTTGGAGGAGGCCAGCGCATCCATCCGGGATACATTGAAGAACGAGCAGGCGAAAAACGATGCTTTCGATGCCGCAACTGCGTTCAGTCAGGCTGTTGTTCAGATGGACGGGTTTGAAAAAGCGGCTGATGCCAAAAAATATAGCATCAACACGACAGAGCCTTTTGGAAGAAGCGGGGTGAGTGGGATGCCGGAATCTGCGAAATTCGCTGAAACGGCTTTTGCTCTCGATCTGAACGGTGTCAGCGATGTGATAGCACTCGGGCCATCCACCTATGCCGTGCTGCAGGTGACGCAGATTCAACCGGAGCACCTGGCGGAATTCGATACCGTTCGGGATAAGGCGAAGGCCCTGGCGCTCAAGGCAAAACAGGATCAGGCTGCTTCAGCCCTGGCGGATACATTCCAGCAATCCTTGAAAGAAGGTAAGTCTATGGCGGACATTCCGGCATCCAAAGCGGTCACGAAAGGGGAAACCGAGTTTTTCGAGAAGAATTCGTCCATTTCCGGAATTGGTTTCGAGCCCGTGATCAACCATGCCGCGTTTGGCTTATCGGAAGCAAAGAAAATGCCGGAGAAGCCTGTAAAGGGGGAGAAAGGCTATTACGTGATTTTGCTCGCGGGCAAGCAGCCAGGCGCAATGGATGGGCTCGATAAAGAAAAAAGCCAAATCAAGGAATTTCTGCTCAACCAGAAACAGGCGAGGATTCTGGAACAACTGCTCCAGGAATTGAAACGGAAAAGCGATATTCGTCTGGGTCAGGCCATGGCTTCCTGA
- a CDS encoding biotin transporter BioY, which translates to METVSKFQPKTPVKPEAMRTSLKMGIFAALFASLMAAGAYIAIPIGPVPIVLQNLFVMLAALMLGARWATISVGIYLFAGAIGFPVFSGATGGIARFIGPTGGYLIGFLLNAFVSGIAVEKLGDRWMVHICGMVLGTSMLYMLGAGYLKWITAMSWEKAIAVGVLPFVIGDGFKIAAAAAIYRLLSAQFPIPRKQWALRNIRSW; encoded by the coding sequence ATGGAGACTGTTTCGAAATTCCAACCGAAAACGCCCGTTAAACCCGAAGCCATGCGGACTTCCCTGAAGATGGGCATATTCGCGGCATTGTTTGCCTCCTTGATGGCAGCGGGCGCATATATCGCCATCCCCATTGGCCCCGTCCCCATCGTGCTGCAAAACCTTTTCGTCATGCTGGCGGCATTGATGCTCGGCGCCAGGTGGGCAACGATCAGTGTCGGAATCTATCTGTTTGCCGGAGCCATCGGTTTCCCGGTCTTTTCCGGCGCTACAGGCGGTATCGCCAGGTTCATCGGCCCGACGGGCGGCTACCTGATCGGCTTTCTTCTCAATGCATTCGTTTCGGGAATTGCGGTAGAAAAACTCGGCGACAGGTGGATGGTTCACATATGCGGGATGGTGCTCGGCACGTCGATGCTGTATATGTTGGGAGCAGGTTATCTGAAGTGGATTACGGCCATGAGCTGGGAAAAGGCCATCGCCGTCGGTGTACTGCCGTTTGTCATCGGTGACGGATTCAAGATAGCGGCCGCAGCAGCCATTTACCGATTGCTCTCCGCCCAGTTTCCAATTCCGAGAAAGCAGTGGGCGCTCCGCAACATTCGCTCTTGGTGA
- a CDS encoding biotin--[acetyl-CoA-carboxylase] ligase produces the protein MKSKLLALLRSQEDRISGETLRYRLNTSRVTIWNHIQKLQSLGYQIEASGKGYRLVSSPDTPYPFEFPDREDQIHYYPSIDSTMATAKQMARNGCPHFSVVIAEEQTRGKGRLKRTWFSDPGGLYFTIVLRPEIPVTQVMRYPFAASVVLCRTIRNAAGIDATIKWPNDILFGERKLSGMLCEMEAETEQVSFVNIGIGINVNNDPTPREPRACSLRTILGHPVGRVSLLREFLDAFDMTIQRLHPEAIMEEWKSASATLGKRVRIVTPQQATEGKAIDIDSNGNLVIEQENHHLETVFYGDCFEIPTENAR, from the coding sequence ATGAAATCCAAACTATTGGCCCTGCTGCGTTCCCAGGAAGATCGCATTTCCGGTGAGACCCTTCGATACCGTCTCAATACCAGCCGAGTAACGATCTGGAATCACATTCAAAAACTTCAAAGCCTTGGCTACCAGATCGAAGCCTCCGGCAAAGGATACCGTCTGGTCTCCTCCCCGGATACGCCTTATCCGTTCGAATTTCCCGATCGTGAAGACCAGATTCATTACTATCCGAGCATCGATTCGACCATGGCGACAGCCAAGCAAATGGCCAGAAACGGATGCCCGCATTTCAGTGTGGTTATTGCAGAAGAACAAACCCGTGGGAAAGGCCGGCTGAAAAGAACCTGGTTTTCCGATCCAGGCGGTTTGTATTTTACCATCGTCCTCCGCCCAGAAATCCCCGTCACACAGGTAATGCGCTATCCCTTTGCCGCCTCCGTTGTCCTGTGCCGTACCATCCGCAACGCTGCCGGAATCGATGCAACCATCAAATGGCCCAACGATATTCTCTTCGGTGAACGGAAGCTTTCGGGAATGCTCTGTGAAATGGAAGCAGAGACAGAGCAGGTATCCTTTGTGAACATCGGGATCGGCATCAATGTCAATAATGATCCGACGCCGCGGGAACCGCGGGCATGCAGTTTGCGCACCATCCTGGGGCATCCTGTCGGAAGGGTATCTTTGCTGAGAGAATTTCTGGATGCATTTGACATGACGATCCAGCGACTCCACCCGGAAGCGATCATGGAGGAATGGAAAAGCGCCTCAGCAACCCTCGGGAAACGGGTGCGCATCGTCACGCCCCAGCAAGCGACCGAAGGCAAGGCCATTGATATCGATTCCAATGGGAACCTCGTCATCGAGCAGGAAAACCACCACCTGGAGACCGTTTTTTATGGAGACTGTTTCGAAATTCCAACCGAAAACGCCCGTTAA
- a CDS encoding peptidylprolyl isomerase codes for MKKMYPIGRMVLATALLVALAFAPGFAQDKKADAAKTKSNPAKKETAAKAKASDPNAKVALVNGKPILRSELDGILNNMKGPQAMGGAAAEAPTKEMQDQALDHAITLAVLKQECAKQHIETTDAEVDERIQQIKKNFPSDKDFDAMLQKINLTQQKLKENLKTDLTIRKLIDKEVGSKVAVSDEEIKSYYDSHPDQFKHAEQVRASHILVKVGPNDTPEQKAEAHKKIEEIQKKLQGGEDFATLAKEQSDCPSKAKGGDLGFFDKNAMVKPFSDAAFALKPGETSGIVETQFGYHIIKQTDKKPEGTQTFDEVKEDIARHLKQTKMQAEVKTYIDGLKKNAKIEKLI; via the coding sequence ATGAAGAAGATGTACCCAATCGGTAGAATGGTCCTGGCAACGGCCCTCTTAGTCGCTCTTGCCTTCGCACCGGGCTTTGCACAGGATAAAAAAGCCGATGCGGCCAAAACCAAATCGAACCCGGCGAAGAAAGAAACGGCAGCGAAAGCAAAAGCTTCCGATCCAAATGCGAAGGTGGCCCTTGTCAATGGAAAGCCGATTCTGAGATCTGAGCTGGATGGCATTCTGAATAACATGAAAGGCCCCCAGGCCATGGGGGGGGCTGCTGCGGAAGCACCCACAAAAGAAATGCAGGATCAGGCCCTGGATCATGCCATTACCCTGGCAGTGCTGAAACAGGAATGCGCCAAGCAGCATATCGAGACCACAGACGCCGAGGTGGATGAACGCATTCAACAGATCAAAAAGAATTTTCCGTCGGATAAAGACTTCGATGCAATGCTGCAGAAAATCAATTTGACACAGCAGAAGCTGAAGGAAAATCTGAAGACCGACTTGACGATCCGAAAACTGATCGACAAGGAGGTCGGCAGCAAGGTTGCCGTTTCGGATGAGGAGATTAAATCCTATTATGATTCCCACCCGGATCAATTCAAGCATGCCGAGCAGGTTCGGGCAAGCCATATTCTGGTGAAGGTCGGGCCGAACGATACACCGGAGCAAAAAGCGGAAGCCCATAAGAAAATCGAGGAAATCCAGAAAAAGCTTCAGGGGGGGGAGGATTTTGCGACACTGGCGAAAGAACAATCCGATTGCCCCAGCAAGGCCAAAGGTGGTGATTTGGGCTTTTTCGACAAGAATGCCATGGTCAAGCCGTTTTCCGATGCAGCTTTCGCACTGAAACCCGGTGAAACCAGCGGCATCGTGGAAACCCAGTTCGGATACCACATCATCAAGCAGACGGATAAAAAGCCGGAAGGCACCCAGACATTCGATGAGGTGAAAGAAGACATCGCCAGACATCTCAAACAAACCAAGATGCAGGCGGAAGTGAAAACCTATATCGATGGGTTGAAGAAAAACGCCAAGATCGAAAAACTGATCTGA
- the mnmG gene encoding tRNA uridine-5-carboxymethylaminomethyl(34) synthesis enzyme MnmG: protein MENSALSYDVIVVGAGHAGCEAGLAAARMGCRVLVLAIDLDKVAAMPCSPSIGGTAKGQIVKEIDALGGEMARVADQTAIQFRTLNTKKGPAVQSSRTQNDKNRYHITMKAVLERQPGLDLKQGMVERLIVENDRICGVEDHTGLVYEAPAVVLATGTFLSGLVHIGFRSIRAGRAGEFASYGLAEHLRSLGFSLGRLKTGTPPRLHRASIDFSKFTPQSSEENPTPFSFSSQGISMPQVPSYMGHTNARCHEIVRRNLEKSALYGGVITGTSARYCPSFEDKVVKFPERDRHHVILEHEGLETDEIYASGLGNSLPVEIQLQVVHAVEGLEEARIMRPAYAIEYDYVNPVQLRPTLETKTIRGLFLAGQINGTSGYEEAAGQGLWAGINAACQIQKRPPFLLDRSQAYIAVMVDDLITRGTREPYRMFTSRAEYRLMLREDNADLRLMEKGHELGLIDSEKVRHVRELRKEIDSEIRRIRSIVIKPSEDVNRYLESRSSPAIDNGIHLDQLLKRGEIDYGIVRLLAPPDEPISRRAEVQTQIEIKYAGYIERQVREIEKFRHLERMRIPEGFDYEKVHGLSKELRGKLDAVRPANLGQASRIDGMTPAALTAMMILLKASPPEASGS from the coding sequence ATGGAAAATTCCGCTCTGTCTTACGATGTCATCGTCGTCGGCGCCGGACATGCCGGATGCGAAGCCGGCCTTGCCGCGGCGCGTATGGGCTGCAGGGTGCTGGTTCTCGCCATCGATCTGGACAAGGTGGCTGCCATGCCATGCAGCCCGTCCATCGGCGGAACCGCCAAAGGGCAGATCGTCAAGGAAATCGATGCGCTCGGCGGCGAAATGGCCAGGGTGGCCGATCAGACGGCCATCCAATTCCGAACCCTCAATACCAAGAAAGGGCCTGCCGTTCAGTCATCCAGAACCCAAAACGATAAAAACCGCTACCACATCACGATGAAAGCGGTTCTGGAAAGGCAGCCAGGCCTCGATCTGAAGCAGGGCATGGTCGAGCGGCTCATCGTGGAAAATGACCGGATATGCGGGGTAGAGGATCATACCGGGCTCGTTTACGAAGCCCCTGCGGTTGTTCTTGCAACGGGAACCTTTCTGAGCGGGCTGGTGCATATCGGGTTTCGTTCGATCCGGGCCGGTCGGGCAGGCGAATTCGCTTCGTATGGCCTTGCCGAGCATTTAAGGAGCCTCGGCTTTTCTCTGGGACGACTCAAAACCGGCACACCGCCGAGACTGCATCGGGCAAGCATCGATTTTTCCAAATTCACGCCACAATCCTCCGAAGAGAACCCAACCCCATTCTCCTTCTCCTCGCAAGGCATATCGATGCCCCAGGTTCCCAGTTACATGGGACACACCAACGCGCGCTGCCATGAAATCGTCCGCCGGAATCTCGAAAAAAGCGCCTTATACGGCGGGGTGATCACAGGTACCTCGGCCCGGTATTGCCCGTCGTTTGAAGACAAGGTCGTCAAATTCCCCGAACGGGATCGGCATCATGTGATCCTCGAGCACGAAGGGCTGGAAACCGACGAAATCTATGCCAGCGGCCTCGGGAACAGCCTTCCGGTGGAAATCCAGCTTCAGGTTGTCCATGCCGTCGAAGGGCTCGAAGAGGCCCGCATCATGCGACCCGCCTACGCCATCGAATACGATTATGTCAATCCGGTCCAACTGAGGCCGACATTGGAAACCAAGACAATCCGGGGCCTGTTTCTCGCGGGCCAGATCAACGGCACCTCAGGCTATGAAGAGGCCGCAGGTCAAGGGCTGTGGGCAGGCATCAATGCAGCCTGCCAGATTCAGAAGAGGCCCCCTTTCCTGCTGGATCGCTCGCAGGCCTATATCGCCGTCATGGTGGATGATCTGATCACCCGGGGCACCCGGGAGCCCTACCGGATGTTCACATCACGGGCGGAATACCGGCTGATGCTGCGGGAGGACAATGCGGACTTGCGCTTGATGGAAAAAGGGCATGAGCTTGGTCTGATCGACAGCGAGAAGGTTCGGCATGTACGGGAGCTCCGGAAGGAAATCGATTCAGAAATCCGGCGCATCCGTTCCATCGTCATCAAGCCATCGGAGGATGTCAACCGGTACCTCGAATCCCGCTCGAGCCCGGCCATCGACAATGGCATCCATCTGGATCAACTGCTGAAACGCGGGGAAATCGATTATGGGATTGTCCGGCTTCTGGCGCCGCCGGATGAACCGATCTCCAGGAGGGCGGAGGTTCAGACACAAATTGAAATCAAGTACGCCGGGTACATCGAAAGGCAGGTTCGCGAAATCGAAAAATTTCGCCATCTGGAGCGGATGCGTATTCCCGAAGGATTCGATTACGAAAAGGTCCACGGGTTGTCCAAAGAACTTCGGGGAAAACTCGATGCCGTGCGCCCTGCCAATCTGGGCCAGGCATCGCGGATCGACGGCATGACACCTGCGGCCCTGACCGCGATGATGATTCTGCTGAAGGCTTCACCGCCGGAGGCGTCCGGATCGTAA
- a CDS encoding TIGR01212 family radical SAM protein (This family includes YhcC from E. coli K-12, an uncharacterized radical SAM protein.), with protein sequence MEKRYSDYNAYLRKRFGCRVQKITLDAGLGCPNRDGRVGTGGCIYCNARGSGTGAAARGQSIRRQLEIGMERMRRRYKAEKFIAYFQSFSNTDAPIDVLERLYGEALSMPDVVGLSIGTRPDCVGPGVLELLARFASRCMLWMEYGLQSCHDSTLAAINRGHDRACFEKAVVDTRALGIPVCAHIILGLPGETLEMMLETARFLADLHIDGIKIHLLYVVRGTPMERLLRSGAYRCLEREAYVDTVCNILALLPPSTVIHRLTGDPHPDELVAPLWALEKRKNLQAIDHRLEEMNIVQGMHFRKDTVAA encoded by the coding sequence ATGGAAAAACGGTACAGCGATTACAATGCCTATCTCAGGAAGCGATTCGGCTGCCGGGTACAGAAGATTACGCTCGATGCCGGGCTGGGATGTCCGAACCGGGACGGACGTGTTGGCACAGGCGGCTGTATATACTGCAACGCCAGAGGTTCAGGAACAGGGGCGGCAGCCAGGGGGCAATCCATCCGCCGGCAGCTCGAAATCGGCATGGAGCGGATGCGCAGGCGATACAAGGCTGAAAAATTCATCGCCTATTTTCAATCCTTTTCCAATACCGATGCACCCATTGACGTATTGGAGAGGCTTTACGGCGAGGCTCTTTCCATGCCCGACGTTGTCGGGCTTTCGATCGGGACGCGTCCCGATTGCGTCGGGCCCGGTGTACTTGAATTGCTGGCTCGATTTGCGTCCCGGTGCATGTTGTGGATGGAGTACGGCCTGCAATCCTGCCACGACAGCACGCTTGCAGCCATCAACCGGGGGCATGACCGGGCGTGTTTCGAAAAGGCGGTGGTTGACACACGCGCTCTCGGCATTCCGGTCTGCGCTCACATCATTCTGGGCCTGCCGGGTGAAACGTTGGAAATGATGCTCGAAACGGCGCGTTTTCTGGCCGATCTGCACATCGATGGCATCAAGATTCATCTGCTGTATGTCGTTCGGGGAACGCCTATGGAACGATTGCTTCGCAGCGGCGCATACCGGTGCCTGGAACGGGAGGCATACGTCGATACGGTTTGCAACATTCTCGCCTTGCTCCCTCCCTCGACGGTGATCCATCGGTTGACCGGGGACCCCCATCCGGATGAGCTTGTGGCGCCGCTTTGGGCCCTGGAAAAGCGGAAAAACCTGCAGGCTATCGACCATCGGCTGGAGGAAATGAATATCGTTCAGGGGATGCATTTTCGAAAGGATACTGTCGCAGCATGA